A single Cyclopterus lumpus isolate fCycLum1 chromosome 1, fCycLum1.pri, whole genome shotgun sequence DNA region contains:
- the plrg1 gene encoding pleiotropic regulator 1, with protein sequence MAEDVQKHSVHTLVFRSLKRTHDMFVSDHAKSIALDDESHKMKMGVKLKADYSAVLHMPVLKEGTDRVSQLPGSMLGHQSYTQPGDDPEYLITGTHAYPSGPGVALTADTKMHRNPSEGGVHSMALALPPSQARLDVSRTASSVGDIHRHAGGAERSHPPSTAVSLLEAGGTRNSTLARKAPTMPKPQWHPPWKLFRVISGHLGWVRSIAVEPGNQWFVTGSADRTIKIWDLASGKLKLSLTGHISTVRGVAVSNRSPYLFSCGEDKQVKCWDLEYNKVIRHYHGHLSAVYDIDLHPTIDVLVTCSRDATARVWDIRSKANVHTLTGHTNTVATVRCQAAEPQIITGSHDSTIRLWDLIAGKTRATLTNHKKSVRTLALHPRQYTFASGSADNIKQWMFPDGNFIQNLSGHNAIINTLAVNSDGVLVSGADNGTIHMWDWRTGYNFQRIHAAVQPGSLDSESGIFACKFDNSESRLICAEADKTIKVYKEDDTATEESHPVNWKPEILKRKRF encoded by the exons GATGTCCAGAAGCACTCAGTCCACACGCTGGTGTTCAGGTCTCTCAAACGGACGCACGACATGTTTGTGTCCGACCACGCGAAGTCCATCGCACTGGATGACGAGAG CCACAAGATGAAGATGGGTGTGAAACTGAAAGCCGATTACAGTGCAGTTTTACACATGCCGGTCCTGAAAGAAGGGACGGACAGAGTGTCGCAGCTTCCCGGCAGTATGCTCGGCCACCAGAGCTACACGCAGCCGG GGGATGACCCGGAATACCTGATCACCGGGACACATGCTTATCCCTctgggcctg GAGTGGCTTTGACTGCTGACACAAAGATGCACAGGAATCCGAGTGAGGGAGGAGTCCACTCCATGGCGCTGGCTTTGCCGCCATCACAAGCCAG GCTGGACGTAAGCCGCACTGCATCCAGTGTCGGCGACATCCATCGACATgccggaggagcagagagatcTCACCCCCCGTCGACTGCTGTG TCGCTGTTGGAGGCAGGCGGCACCAGAAATTCTACGCTTGCAAGGAAAGCACCGACCATGCCTAAACCCCAGTGGCATCCACCGTGGAAGCTGTTTCGG GTCATCAGTGGTCACCTTGGCTGGGTGAGATCCATCGCTGTGGAGCCTGGGAATCAGTGGTTTGTCACAGGGTCTGCTGATCGAACCATAAAG ATCTGGGACCTGGCCAGTGGGAAACTGAAACTGTCCCTGACTGGACACATCAGCACAGTGCGCGGTGTGGCGGTCAGCAACCGGAGCCCTTACCTGTTCTCCTGTGGAGAAGACAAGCAAGTCAAGTGTTGGGATCTGGAGTATAACAAG GTCATCAGGCACTACCACGGACACCTCAGTGCCGTGTATGATATCGACCTTCATCCAACTATTGACGTGCTGGTGACGTGCAGCAGAGATGCCACCGCAAGG GTGTGGGACATCAGGTCAAAAGCTAACGTGCACACACTCACTGGCCACACCAACACCGTGGCCACAGTGAGATGTCAGGCGGCAGAACCACAAATCATCACTG GCAGCCACGACTCCACCATCCGACTGTGGGATTTGATCGCTGGGAAAACCCGAGCAACTCTGACGAACCACAAGAAGTCTGTCCGAACTCTGGCGCTGCACCCCAGACA ATACACGTTTGCCTCCGGTTCAGCGGACAACATCAAGCAGTGGATGTTCCCAGATGGCAACTTCATCCAGAACCTGTCGGGCCACAACGCCATCATCAACACGCTCGCCGTTAATTCTGACGGCGTCTTGGTGTCTGGgg CCGACAATGGAACCATCCACATGTGGGATTGGAGGACGGGCTACAACTTCCAGCGGATTCATGCCGCCGTGCAGCCCGGGTCTCTGGACAGCGAGTCGGGCATCTTCGCTTGCAAGTTCGACAACTCTGAGAGCCGACTGATCTGCGCCGAGGCCGACAAGACCATCAAAGTGTACAAAGAGGACGACACCGCT ACGGAGGAAAGCCATCCAGTCAACTGGAAACCAGAAATCCTGAAGAGAAAGCGAttctaa